A genome region from Gemmatimonadota bacterium includes the following:
- a CDS encoding helix-turn-helix transcriptional regulator: MTPDSAGPEPLTPAVFHVLLALGEGPLHGYAVMQRVEEESGIAMGPGTVYGSLNRLRDQAWVEEVEDGSGDARRRRAFRLTRAGRAGLERELGRMTRLAELARTRGLRPREAR, translated from the coding sequence ATGACCCCGGACTCCGCGGGCCCCGAGCCCCTGACCCCAGCCGTCTTCCACGTCCTGCTGGCCCTGGGGGAGGGCCCCCTCCACGGCTACGCGGTCATGCAGCGGGTCGAGGAGGAGTCCGGCATCGCGATGGGACCCGGCACCGTCTACGGCTCCCTGAACCGCCTACGGGACCAGGCGTGGGTGGAGGAGGTGGAGGACGGGAGCGGAGACGCACGTCGGAGGCGCGCCTTCCGGCTCACGCGGGCAGGCCGGGCCGGTCTCGAGCGGGAGCTGGGCCGCATGACACGGCTGGCGGAGCTGGCGCGCACCCGTGGGCTCCGGCCCCGGGAAGCCCGATGA